The Ficedula albicollis isolate OC2 chromosome 6, FicAlb1.5, whole genome shotgun sequence genome has a window encoding:
- the LOC107603730 gene encoding E3 ubiquitin-protein ligase NEURL1-like gives MLFFSGVRTAEPLWALIDVYGLTRGVQLLDSELIPPDCLRPRSFTAIRRPSLRRDTEDTRLSVSLCDLNLQEDTFHVTATTCPIPQNSLNSQHSHLLPSQLESDLRFHHLRGPHVKILDDQTVARLEHARDERTLVFTSRPLRINETIFVKINKSSAVRTGTLSYGVTSCDPSTLRPSDLPYNPESLLDRKEFWAICRVVVPLQSGDILGFMVNSDGELHLSHNGAGIGMQVCADCSQPLWMFFVLHGAIMQIRLLGSTILAERLGLSTPSSPTSTPNSPTVLCTGVSGPLLSTCGSGPLCSSISGTAPNSPSSLPESPLTPSVSGPWGDECTICYENMVDTVIYSCGHMCLCYSCGLKLKKMSNACCPICRRAIKDIIKTYRST, from the exons ACAGTGAGCTCATCCCTCCCGACTGCCTGCGGCCGCGCTCCTTCACGGCCATCCGCCGGCCCTCGCTGCGCCGGGACACGGAGGACACGCGCCTCTCGGTCAGCCTGTGCGACCTCAACCTGCAGGAGGACACCTTCCACGTGACGGCCACCACCTGCCCCATCCCGCAGAACTCCCTCAACTCCCAGCACTCCCACCTCCTGCCGTCCCAGCTGGAGAGCGACCTCCGCTTCCACCACCTCCGGGGACCCCACGTCAAGATCCTCGACGACCAAACCGTGGCCCGCCTGGAGCACGCCCGGGACGAGAGGACTTTGGTGTTCACCAGCAGGCCCCTTCGCATCAACGAGACCATTTTTGTCAAAATCAACAAGTCGAGCGCCGTGCGCACGGGGACGCTGTCCTACGGGGTGACGTCCTGCGACCCCAGCACCCTGCGCCCCAGTGACCTCCCCTACAACCCCGAATCCCTGCTCGACAGAAAGGAGTTCTGGGCCATCTGCCGAGTGGTGGTGCCCCTCCAGAGCGGAGACATCCTGGGATTTATGGTGAATTCTGATGGCGAGCTGCACCTGAGCCACAACGGTGCTGGCATTGGCATGCAGGTCTGCGCGGActgttcccagcccctctggatGTTCTTCGTTTTACACGGTGCCATCATGCAAATTCGATTGCTGG GTTCCACCATATTAGCAGAGCGGCTGGGATTGTCGACCCCGAGCTCGCCCACGTCAACACCCAATTCCCCCACTGTCCTCTGCACTGGTGTCTCTGGGCCCTTGCTGTCTACGTGTGGCTCTGGCCCCCTCTGCAGCTCTATCAGTG gcacagctcccaaCTCTCCAAGCAGCCTGCCTGAGTCACCCCTCACCCCATCTGTCTCAGGGCCCTGGGGAGACGAATGCACCATCTGCTATGAGAACATGGTAGACACAGTCATTTACTCCTGTGGACACATGTGTCTCTGCTATTCATGTGGGCTGAAGCTCAAGAAGATGTCCAATGCCTGCTGCCCCATTTGCAGACGGGCCATCAAAGATATCATCAAAACATACCGCAGCACttag